Genomic segment of Tiliqua scincoides isolate rTilSci1 chromosome 1, rTilSci1.hap2, whole genome shotgun sequence:
tgcttctggaaaaccattgggagcctcagacaggcttccgtggggtcctagtggctcgTACCGGaagcttttgccccatcagacctaatagTAGGTCTGCAACTGGCAGTCTTGGAGGTGTACCCAAGGTaatggaatgcttgttccttttcCGCAGGGTTGCATtacggctgcatcggtgctggaaagctagataggattggcagcataatcctatgttgtgctggaacaggcaagccgggAGCCTTGCACTGTagccagcgcaagatagggcgccaagtggctcagccagaggtaaggagaaactcttccccttacccccaggtaagccactgaagcccctatgggtctcctcagacttgcaccacctcctgaggtggcacaagtccaaggagagcagagtggcttgaagctgctctgtgctaCTTAGGAACAGgcattgggatctggcataacagccagatcccggCCCGGCCCCGCCTCTCACTCCCACTCCCCCCCGCCCACCCTAgggttgccctccccccaccctccccctgcaccgcaacgcttcctccctgctcaccccagagccttgtgtcagccgagctcagccaacgcaaggctcccTCTACAAGCcattgcagaggctggatgcagcctccatgggccagtgcacCTTGCTCCCGAGGAAGTACatacgtgctttacagcacgtttgcaaccctcctaggctagCGCAagcgacttgcaccagcctaactcgtggttaggattgcaccctaagaagttTAGATACTATAATTGCAATATCTATGAATCTTAAACTCAGATTAATTCAGCAAAAATTATTTGAAGTGTTTATTGACACCACAGTGCCTTCATAGGATGGAGGTCAACAAAGAACCCAATTGTTAGTGTTGTGGTGAACCTGAAGcagcatttagggcacaatcctaaccaattttccagcactgaggtaagagcaaTTCAACTCTGAGATATGGGAACCAacattgccttagcttgaggaggcctctgtgactgccccccaactgcaggatgcagcacatgccccactgtcacagctatgccagtgctagaagtttggttaggattgcgcctttaggcACATAATGTAGTGTTGTATAGTGATACAGTCTTTTTGGGAAGGGGTTATTTTCTGTATTACTTCTCCATTACATCAAACATTGACATTGGTAGGTACGAACGTTCTTTTGAATTATCTACCTATTTCGTGACAGCTGTCTGCAGGATAGAAGAAATGGTCCCTGTGCCCTTACCATAGCTAAACAATTTATACTGAAGCATTGGAAAGATAAGTGCCCCCTTcaatggactgaagaccttttaacTTAATCAACATTTGAATGCATGGCTTATAGGGGACAACTACCCATGGACATGGAAACTTTTTTTAGAGCTCTATGCagatattatttattaatatctTTTCTATAGATGGCTTACTGATAGGTATTGTAATCTATATTTTATGTACACTGTATATGACTTTACCCCCTTGTCTGATTTTCTTTTGGCCCCCTTGTCATTGACACTGAAAACACTGTtctgttttcttatttttatttgccAATaaaggagatttttaaaaaaagataatggGAGGAGAATTGTGATGAAAATGTTTAGACACACTTGAGCATGACCGATCTGTAGTCATCTGTTTAGGTTGCTAAGACTCCCCCTTATCATGCTGGAATAACAAAGGAGGATATCAGAATGGAGGatatcttctgtattttttttttaaattgtgggcCCTTTGAGGAGAGGGAGCCACCTGATTGTTTTACAATGTAAACTGATTTGTGAGCTACACTTGTTGAAAGACAATATATtaatatcatcatcataattCTTTTTGCATTATATGGACAACTGGAACATTACTGCTACTCATTTGTGGGTTATGAGTCTCCCCAGGACTTTCTTGAAAGCTGTCTTAACATCTTTGTTGCGCAAGCTGTAAATCATGGGGTTGACGAGAGGGTTGACAACTGTATAGAACAAAGCATTTGCTTTATCCCAGTCTGGTGTGTGCATAGAACTTGGCCGGGAATACATCAAGAGGAGGGAACCatagaagagggagacagagactAGGTGGGCGGAACAGGTGGAGaatgctttgcccctccctgtcgcAGAGCGGATGCGCATGATGGCTGCCACAATTCCTATGTAGAAGCCCACAATAAGAACAGTAGTTGACAATACAGTGCAACCCACAGCAGTGATCATAATGATTTCATAGACCCGAGTATCATCACAAGCCATCTTCACAAGTGGTGGCGCATCACACCAATAATGGTCGATAACGTTATTCCCACAGAAACGTAATCGGAAGATGTTTCCTGTGTGTATGACCGCATTGGCAAAGCCAGCAACGTAAGATCCAACAACCAGCTGAATGCAGAGCTTCCTGGGCATGGCAGTGGCATAGAGTAGTGGGTTGCAGATAGCCACATACCGGTCATAGGCCATGGCGGCCAGCAGGAAGCACTCGCCATAGGCAAAGCAACAGGAGAAGAAGATCTGAGCTGCACAACCAGCGATGGACATGACCTTGGTCTTAGATATGCAGTCAGACAAGATCCGTGGAGTATAGACTGAGGAGTACCAGACATCCATGAAGGCAAGGCTTCCCACAAAAAAGTACATGGGTGTGTGCAAGCGGGAATCCAGGTAGATCAGTGCCATGAGGCCGATGTTTCCAGTCAGTGTAAGAGTGTATGAAACCAAGAACAGCACAAAAAAGACTATACGGAGGGATGGATCAGCTGTGAAACCCACCAAGACAAAACTGGTTACTAGTGTGCGGTTGTCGTTCATTTCCATTGTCTCCATAGGTAACATCTGTTAATAGAGGGAAGAGATATGGGCGTTTTGACATTTACCTCTGTGATATACTGTAGGGGTGGGTACACTGTaataatgtctttttttttttacaggaacaATGAGGTCCCTCAGAAAATTGTGGCTGGGGGGCGGGGAATCAGTTAGCCAATCATGACATTTAAAGGGGACTACCTACAAGTATAAATCTGAATCTGAGTTACTACAGTTCAGGGACTTTTGTGTGTTGTTGACTACTTTTCTATTATTATAGAAACCATCGGTTAAAACAGTGGAATTGAAGTGTTCACTGCTCTTTTCAGTACATGGAAGAATGCAGCTCTCATTTTGAAGATTTTATGAAAATttggtggtattattattattattattaacagtatttatataccgcttttcaactgaaagttcacaaagtggtttacaatcaaacaaacaactaattgctccctgtccccaaagggctcacaatctaaaaggatgcaaaagaacaccagcagacagccactagaaaagacagtgctggtgagttactctccccctgctaaataaaagagcacccacgtAAAAAGtgggtgcctcttacccagttagcagggttagcAGTTATCCAGTTATGCTTTTTCCTACTGTAGAAACTGATCTACCTTTCATTTTGGAAGCATGTTCTAGATATTGAAGATGAACTACTATTTTTATATGATGATCCCATCACATGATGCATCATTGAATAATGTTATTAACATCTATCACAATAGATGTTTTTGAAAGATGAACAACAACATCTTCATATTCTGTCCGCAAGTGTGACTGGCCAATTCAACATGGACAGAAGAATCACTGGTAGCGTTACAAGCCCTGTCATGATATTTTACAGTGAAACAGAGGTATTAAAACAGGGATGGAGCAGCTTTCTTCCCTTTCTCATCACAGAAGCATATGCCATTATTTCACATGGATACAGGGGGAGGATAACCTTCATTAAAACATTTTACTTAACGTGCATTGAAACTTCCAATTAAGCCAGATTTtgcaatcttacagcccaatcctattctccagcAGCCCAGACTACGCAGCGCCACAGACAGaccatgcactgcatgctatgaactggggaggaggtgggaccttATAGCCCAGGaaggtaaaaatcttttttatttaccttcccATGGACTGCCTGGTCACAGATAGGTCCCCTCAGCACTTTAGCTAGTGTATGAACACGCAGTCTCCTGGGGGTGGAGTGGGTTCAGGAAAGGGGAATAAGATCTTGATATGtgtggctgctgccaagatcctccccctcacaccctggcctggcctgctccCACCCCCAATTCTCCCCAACCAATTCCACCTTTGACTCCCACCTCCGGTGGTGTCTTGGTAGTCCACTGCTGCTAGCTCAGGGCCTACTGGCCATCAACTATGGCCATCAACAGCTTTCATGCCATTGTCCTGTTACTCTTACTGACAGATCACAAGATCCATCAGTGTAAGgccctgataggactgggccatttgtATGACTTTTAGTTAATTAGGTATGTACCACCTTCTTTGCAAATGAACAAAACTGTGCTGTGGGCAAAGAATCCTTGTTTTTAATAGGAACAAACTTCAAGTAGCAGGCAGTAGCTACAGAGACTCT
This window contains:
- the LOC136644241 gene encoding olfactory receptor 9G4-like — its product is MEMNDNRTLVTSFVLVGFTADPSLRIVFFVLFLVSYTLTLTGNIGLMALIYLDSRLHTPMYFFVGSLAFMDVWYSSVYTPRILSDCISKTKVMSIAGCAAQIFFSCCFAYGECFLLAAMAYDRYVAICNPLLYATAMPRKLCIQLVVGSYVAGFANAVIHTGNIFRLRFCGNNVIDHYWCDAPPLVKMACDDTRVYEIIMITAVGCTVLSTTVLIVGFYIGIVAAIMRIRSATGRGKAFSTCSAHLVSVSLFYGSLLLMYSRPSSMHTPDWDKANALFYTVVNPLVNPMIYSLRNKDVKTAFKKVLGRLITHK